The Hymenobacter sp. DG01 genome has a segment encoding these proteins:
- a CDS encoding acyltransferase family protein has protein sequence MSAPYQVSEATEVKEAALGPSQPSSRLVSLDVFRGLAIVLMLLVNNCGEWPYYYSPLIHAEWHGFHLADLVFPSFVGIMGVSVVYGLAAVRPDGARHRPALGRVARRVAVLVVLGLLIGLIPNFYFTSFRIPGVLQRLGLVYGVCAVLYLKTTWRQQVWLAVGLLVLYAALLQLVPVPGIGPANLEPATNLGAWLDRLLFSRHHLNHDQEGWDPESVLGLIPSVGTGILGLLAGQWLRRPTLDGSTKAAWLFVVSAGLVVLGLIWNGWFPINKPLWTSSYVLYAGGLAGLVLAALYFLCDVQGWRGAWTWPLVACGSNALLVFFVPEALDRFLTRFRFHHPDGSVFYARDWLYAHWRPLFTDAYHASLGWAVVYTLLWVLILSVLYRRRLFFTA, from the coding sequence ATGTCCGCTCCCTATCAAGTAAGTGAAGCCACAGAAGTAAAAGAGGCTGCCCTGGGCCCCAGCCAACCTAGTAGCCGGCTGGTGTCGCTGGATGTGTTTCGGGGGCTGGCCATTGTGCTGATGCTGCTGGTCAACAACTGCGGCGAGTGGCCCTACTATTACTCCCCTCTGATACACGCCGAGTGGCACGGCTTTCACCTCGCCGACCTGGTATTTCCCTCCTTTGTGGGGATTATGGGCGTTTCGGTGGTGTATGGGCTGGCGGCGGTGCGGCCCGATGGCGCCCGGCACCGCCCGGCCCTGGGCCGCGTGGCCCGGCGCGTAGCGGTGCTGGTAGTGCTGGGTCTGCTGATCGGGCTGATTCCGAACTTTTACTTTACCTCCTTTCGCATTCCGGGGGTATTGCAGCGGCTGGGGCTAGTGTACGGCGTGTGTGCCGTGCTGTACCTGAAAACCACTTGGCGGCAGCAGGTGTGGCTGGCCGTGGGGCTGCTGGTGCTCTACGCCGCGCTGCTGCAGCTAGTGCCCGTGCCGGGGATTGGACCGGCCAACCTGGAGCCCGCCACCAACCTGGGCGCCTGGCTCGACCGGCTGCTGTTCAGTCGGCACCACCTCAACCACGACCAGGAAGGCTGGGACCCGGAGTCGGTGCTGGGTCTGATTCCGTCCGTGGGTACGGGTATTCTGGGGCTGCTGGCGGGCCAGTGGCTGCGCCGCCCTACCCTGGATGGCAGCACGAAAGCCGCGTGGCTGTTTGTGGTGAGTGCTGGGCTGGTGGTGCTGGGCCTGATCTGGAACGGGTGGTTTCCTATCAACAAGCCCCTCTGGACCAGCTCCTACGTGCTGTACGCCGGTGGCCTGGCGGGCTTGGTTCTGGCAGCCCTGTATTTCCTCTGCGACGTGCAGGGCTGGCGGGGAGCCTGGACCTGGCCCCTGGTTGCCTGCGGCAGCAATGCCCTGCTGGTGTTCTTTGTGCCCGAAGCCTTGGACCGCTTCCTGACCCGCTTCCGCTTCCACCATCCCGATGGATCGGTCTTTTACGCCCGCGACTGGCTTTACGCCCACTGGCGGCCCCTGTTCACGGATGCCTACCATGCTTCCCTGGGCTGGGCCGTGGTGTACACGCTGCTGTGGGTCTTGATTCTGTCAGTGCTTTACCGGAGGCGCCTCTTCTTCACGGCTTAA